aatctctgacatttgggaaaaacgatatctaaaatcccaaaagcggtgtaagttaatctgtcccgaaaaactactctttgctgtgatggtcagacgacaaaacttccttctgaagaaagattggaaatgtcgaaacaaatctggcaccACGGACgaaaacttcgttagaagtcccgaatagaaaaagtcttcatccagcgcttgaatctagggtttcgaagcaaagaaattagcgtcgtcggactttcgaaaagtgaatactatcgtgcgtacagtccagggttccgaaatgaaacgctggtcgaaggaaaaataaagagaatctttaaattttccaaggattcgaaatctcacttaatacgttgctctaaaagcgaaattagcctattctggacactctcgccataagtcaggtgtgcagacgactcgcactaactcctaaaacgactacgcaacattcctcaagcaattcctgcactctcttcttcattaatcttcctcaaacatcaaactcctgtcacgcttacactgattctacgcgtgagtcggaaattaatttgttctgtaaatccaggtcttacagtttAACAACTAGTTCCCAATTATTTTGGAAGGATAGTTTAGGAAAATATACAGCATTTCCCAAACCATGTGCGGTCTGATAACCACAAGTCCTGGCTATCAAAGTATTTTTCCTGCTGTGAAGGATGGCTTAAATACCTATAACTTTATAATTAGAAGACCACATCAAAAATCTGTTACTTAGAAATCCATATTTCAGAACTTTCACATCTTCAGTCCAAATTTTAAACAAATTAAAGCTAGACTATAATCATCTGGTTTCAacctgaaaaataaattggatagCAAAAACATCGACGATGCATAAACTTTTAATCTATATATACTATAAAGCAAAATCACTCCAAGAAGAATCCTTCCACGTGGCATCACCACATTGATTCTGCTACGAGATTAAATTTCGAAGCCTCCTTTCCACATGTCATTCTATCATGCATCGGTTAACTTTTTTGTCCACAATGCTACTAAAAAATAACTTCTCACCCACTTAGTAAATAACTCCTCACTCACTTAGAAAATCAACTACCTAATTTCTATCTCCATTATTCACGTGAGCTCTAACTTTCTAAACTCCCACTATGTCTATTTCCTTTGATAACCACCCACCATCACTAAACTCCCATCATGTTCCATATTTGTTTCTTACGTGAATTTGCTTTTATTCTCCAAAGTTGATGCATTTTAAAAACAAACCATAACCACCCACTATGTGTAAACTCTCATCATGTTCCACATATACTAATTGTATCCTACGTgaacttcattttcttttccaaaattgatgctttaaaaaaacaaaccatCTTTCCAAACTCCCACCACGTTCATTTAAATTTGATAACCACCCACCATGTATAAAAAATCAACCGCCACAAAAAGATAAACTACCTTGAGAAACACTTCTATAAATTCCTCATGTGACTTCATAATTCATCCATCACTTTTCCATCTAAAAGTTGTCATGGCTCTTAGTCTAACTGTTGATGATGTCTCTTCCATTTCAGAGGAAAAGGATGTGTGGAGAGTTACTGTGAAGGTGGTGCGGAAGTGGATGACTCCAAGTTTCGATCGCTCAAAACTTCCTAATTCGATGGAGTTGGTTTTAATGGATGCAAAGGTTcgactttttatttattttaaaaacaaatgacTATTTGACTTGATGTTAGtttaaaattttaagtttattccGTTCACTTACATGTTCTCAATCTACAGGGTGATAGGATCCATGGCACAGTGCAAAGGACTCATGTTTATAAGTTTAATCCTTTGTTAGTTGAGGGTCGAGTATACATGTTTTCACATTTCAGTGTTGGTGATAGCCCTCTGGATTTTCGTACAACGACACATGCTCACAAAATAATCTTTGGGTTTGATTCGGTTGTTCAAACCTTAACCGACGTTCCCATCACTAAGAGTCCTTATTCATTTGTTTCTGTTTATGATATCATGTTCAATGATCCAGATCAGACACTGTTATTCGGTGAGATTTCAAACTAAAATTGTATACATCCGTAAAATTATTTGTGATCTATCATATTTTGTTTGTCTCGCAGATGTGATAGGGATCCTTACCGGCCATAGCGGCGAGCaggaatttgaaaaaaaatcatcaagtgCGAAAGAGAATTACCATAGAGATTGAACAAGAAGGGTAATTATTAGTATTTTGAACAAAAACGCAAAATctattaaaattttgaattcaTTGACCAATCATTGTGAGTAATAATTTTAATCATAAGTTTGTAGAAAACAGAGTGAAGGTTGAGTGTGCATTTTTTGGAACCTCTGTCCAAGAGCTACTCTCTGTTTTATCTTCACGCGATCTGACCGGCGTTGTGGTTTTAATCCAGTTTGCAAAAATCAAGCCTTTTAGAGGTATGTTagggaaaaaaattgtttatatCTGGTTTGTTCAATGTTACTttttataaacatattaaaataATTGCGTAGGTCAACAAAGCCTGCAAAATGCATATGGTGCAACACAAATCCTCTTTAATCCTGAGATTTCTGAAGCTACTGCTGTGAGGGACAAGTACGGCCATACTCATTACTTATGCTCATttgcatattaattttttaattttatggcTTCATTACAATTGACGGAAATATTGATGCAATAGGTTTTTCGAGATGAATGAACCTGGATCTCAGATTCTTACTCAACTGTCCGACTCTTCAAAACCTTCCCTTGATGAAGAGTTCTTAAAACTCTCAGAGATGAAAACTTTCGAGCAGATCAGAGCCATGGATGAGgtctaaaaaaattatttttttatctatgtgttttttttcttttgttgtttttaaatgtattaaacTAACCTGGTCATTTTATGCAGAAGTCATGCTGTGTTGTGTTAGGGACCATCATACAAATACCTGAGGGGAATAATTGGTGGTACAAAGCTTGCAAGTGCAATAAAAAAGTTATTTGGGATGAGAAAATGTATTTCTGTGATAACTGTAACCGTAATTATTTTTCCATGATCCCTAGGTATTTAACTACCTATTCCATTTtgtattgaaaattaaatttcttgaccatttaattttccatttttttggtGATACTACATGTTCCGTTTGCAAGTCAAAGTAAAGCAGGGTAATGACATTGCTACATTGGTCATATTTGACAAAGAAGCGAGTGCTCTTCTTGAAACTACCTGTGCTGACTTGGTTGATTCGTCAACAAAGGTATGTGTTTATGAGATCAGAGTGCAATTTTATCATAAAATGTAGTACTCGCTTTTTTAGCATGtcttaattcttaaatttttaattGGTGACAGAATCCTGCTGGCTCTGGCTCTACAACTCCTGCTGAATTACTTAAGTTATTGGAAAAGACCTTTCTCTTTACGATTGAAGTTAGCAACACTTCAAGCTCCAGGTTTGAGCCATCATATCGTGTCAAGAAAATTTGTGCAGACCCCGACTTAATTGCTCAATTCAAGGAAGCTCTCCCTCCTCCTAATGTAACTAGGCTCATTGCGAATCATTTTTTCCTGTAtttattgagttttttttattgaaaatgtGTTGTTAACATATTATTGTCATAATTTGTTTGCTTATAGGACGACACTGCTCCATTGTTGTTGCTAGAAACACCTACATCTGATGAGAGTGTTGAAAACGCGAGTTCCAGTTTGGCCAAGGTAACATCTACTATCTATTTTTAGTAATTATGTGGTTATCTAATTTTTTTACTACATAACAGGATCTTAATGAagagtttgttgttgttgccAGTGGTGATGTTGTTGATCTGGTGACAAACAATGTTGTTGATCCtaacatagaaaaagaagaagtacCCCCATGCAAGGGGAGCACTCACTCGGAGAATGAAGGAGTTGGTTCAGCTAATAACAAGAAGAAGCTGATCAAGAAGATtaagaaggagaagaattgACAGATCATATTTTGGATGTTAATTTTATGTATTGAACTTATCATGTTCCTTTTTTAGGGTTGTTGTTTAAGTATTTCATGTTTTCATGTATTTGGCTTAGGTGTTATGTTTGTTGTTTAAGTATTTCATGTTTTCATGCATTTGGCTTATGTTTTTTATGAAAAACTTgatatgttattttagtttaatACGTTTAAATTTTCGTGCAAATTTAAAGGATCATTTGACCATTTCATTTTAACTTTTGGTTTAAAAATGAAGCTTTCACATTTCTATCTAAATAAATCAAATTCGATTTAGAAATTGTAGTTAAAAATCGAAAAATCAATGTTTTATCTAAGTAAAGAAATTTAAACTTAGTCATCCAATCATAGGGAATGTGAAATGATTAAAATAACTTGGCAAAAAACTAGAAGCATAAAGTGGAGGTGCAATGAGTTCAAAAGTGTGTTGATTGATTTGCCTATTCCTTAAAAA
This portion of the Lotus japonicus ecotype B-129 chromosome 3, LjGifu_v1.2 genome encodes:
- the LOC130744047 gene encoding uncharacterized protein LOC130744047, whose translation is MALSLTVDDVSSISEEKDVWRVTVKVVRKWMTPSFDRSKLPNSMELVLMDAKGDRIHGTVQRTHVYKFNPLLVEGRVYMFSHFSVGDSPLDFRTTTHAHKIIFGFDSVVQTLTDVPITKSPYSFVSVYDIMFNDPDQTLLFENRVKVECAFFGTSVQELLSVLSSRDLTGVVVLIQFAKIKPFRGQQSLQNAYGATQILFNPEISEATAVRDKFFEMNEPGSQILTQLSDSSKPSLDEEFLKLSEMKTFEQIRAMDEKSCCVVLGTIIQIPEGNNWWYKACKCNKKVIWDEKMYFCDNCNLKVKQGNDIATLVIFDKEASALLETTCADLVDSSTKNPAGSGSTTPAELLKLLEKTFLFTIEVSNTSSSRFEPSYRVKKICADPDLIAQFKEALPPPNDDTAPLLLLETPTSDESVENASSSLAKDLNEEFVVVASGDVVDLVTNNVVDPNIEKEEVPPCKGSTHSENEGVGSANNKKKLIKKIKKEKN